GAAGGCGGCCGAGGCCTCCACGGTGTAGAGCAGCGTCACCTCCTGCACCCGGCACTCGTTGACGAGCGCCGCCAGGAAGCGCGCCACCCGCGCGGTGCGCGTCGAGGAGCGGCGCAGCGCCTCGTAGCCGTCCAGGAAGATGCGGCGCACCCGGCCGCTGCGCACGATGGTCAGGAGCTCCATCCCCAGCTTGTCGAGGATGTTCTCCGTGGGAGGCCGGAAGCTCACCTCCAGGTCCCCGCGCTCCATCAGGGGCTGCATGTGCATGCCCACGCCGGCCGCCTGGGCGAGCATCCGCTCCGGCGCGTCGTAGAAGGCGAAGTAGTGGCCGCGCTCTCCCTGGCGGGCGCCCTCCGCGAGGAAGGCCAGCCCCAGCAGCGTCTTGCCGCTGCCCGGAGGCCCCAGGAGGATGGTGGTGGAGCCCGCGGGCACGCCGCCCTTGAGCATGGTGTCCAGCCCCGGCACGCCGAAGGCATCCCGCTCGCGCTTCCCCGCCCCGGGCACCAGGTTGCCGTCCACCATGGACTCCAGGCGGGGGTAGACGGTGAGCCCGTCGCTGGTGATCTCGAAGCCGTGCTGCCCCAGCTTGTAGGCGCTGCCCCGGAACTTGCGCACGCTCAGCTCCCGCATGGTGCGCACGCCGAAGGAGCGCTGCTGGAGCAGCAGCAGGCCGTCCACCATGGTGTGCTCCGCGCGCAGGCTCTTGGTGCCGCCCGTGGTGAGCACGAGGGTGGTGCAGCCGATGAGCCCCGTCACGACCTGCAGGCCGTGGATGAACTTCTTGAGCGCCTGCCGCGACGGCGCCAGCTCCTCCGCCGCCAGCAGCCCGTCCAGCACGAGCAGCGACGCCTTGTGCGCCTTGATCTCCTTGCGCACCAGGTCCGCGAGCGCGTCCAGCCCGCCCTGCTCCAGGATGGTGAAGGCGCTCAGGTAGCTGATCTTCTCCGGCACGCAGGCCGGGTCGAAGAACGACAGCGATTGCAGGTTGCTCACCAGCTCCGTGTGCGACTCGGCCAGGAGCGTGAGGTAGAGGACCCGGTGGCCCTGGGCCGCCTGATGGAAGCAGACCTGGTTGGCGAGGATGGTCTTGCCCGCCCCTGGCAGCCCCAGGACCATGTACATGCGGCCCTTGCGCAGGCCGCCGCACAGGACGGTGTCCAGACCCGGAATGCCCGTGGCAACCCGCTGCTCTTCACGTGGACCGCCCGCGGTCATCACACGCTTCCTTCCTGGGCGCCGAGCGCCGAGCCGGACCGTGGGGGACGGACCTGGGAACCCCTTTAGTCCAGACGGTCCTGGAGGGTTCAACAATCTGGGGTGCGTGCGTTCGTGAACGGCACGCGCCCCCGGTCCGCCGGCCGCTCAGGGGGCGGCGTGGGTGTCCGTCGCCGGGACGGGGGCCGCGCTCCCCGTCAGCGGCTTGAGCGACGCGCGCAGGGCTTCAATCTGGGCCCGCGCCTGGTTCTTGAGCGTCTCCACGTCGTCCAACGTCATCCCCTTCGTGGAGATGGGCGTGCCCACCGTCACCAGCCCGCGCGACGTGGCGAAGCGCCACGAGTGCTTGGGCAGCGCGAGCCGCGTGCCGCTCACGGCGAGGGGCAGCACGTCCGCCTGCATCTCGATGGCGAGCCGGAAGGCGCCGTCCTTGAAGGGCAGCAGCTCATCCGTCTTGGAGCGCGTGCCCTCCGGGAAGATCATCACCGGCATCCCCTTCTGCATCCACTCCTTGCAGCGCGCCATGGCGCCGGTGGCCGAGTCGCGGTCGCCGCGCTCCACCGGGACGTCCCCGGCGATGCCCATCATCCAGCCCACCACGGGCACCTTGAAGAGGCTCCTCTTGCCCAGCCACTTCATCTCCCACGGCAGGAAGGAGATGAGGAAGCAGTCCGCGTTGGACTCGTGGTTGCTCACCACCACCGTGTTGGGCGCCACGCGGTCCGGCACCGGGCCGTGCACGCCGAAGCGCCAGAAGGGCGTGAGCTTCGCGGCGGTGACGCCCACCAGCCGGAAGCAGCGGCCCACCACGTAGCGGCGCTTGTCGAACAGGAACGTCAGGATGAGCAGGGTGAGCTGGACGAAGAAGCCCACCAGGGCCACGAGGCTCACCTCGACCCAGGTCCAGATGGAGAGCAGTGCGTTCATGAGGAGTGTGCCTTGGGCATGAGGGGGTTCAGGTGAGGACCAATGGGTCCAGGTCCACGCTCACGGGGCAGTGATCTGACCCGTGGACATCCGGATGCACGGCGGCCTTCGTCACGAAGCCGAGCGCCGCGGGGGTGGCCAGCACGTAGTCGATGCGCCAGCCGATGTTCTTCTCGCGCACGCCGGCGCGCTGGCTCCACCAGGAGTAGTGGCCGCCCTTGGGGTTGAAGTGGCGGAAGGTGTCCACCCAGCCGGCGCGGATCCACCGGTCGAACTCCTCGCGCTCCTCCGGGCGGAAGCCGCTGGTCTCGCGGTTCTCGCGCGGGCGCGCCAGGTCGATGTCCTGGTGGGCGGTGTTGAAGTCGCCCATCACCAGCACGCGCTGGTTGTCGCGCAGGGGCTTCTCCAGGCGCGCGAAGAGGCGGCGGTAGAAGTCCAGCTTGAAGGGGATGCGGGAGAGGTCCCGGTCCTTCCCGTTGCCGTTGGGGAAGTAGCCGTTGACGACGGTGAGCTTGCCGAAGCGGGCGAACTGGAGGCGGCCCTCCGCGTCCATCTCCGGGGCGTCCAGGGTGGTGGTCAGCTCTTCGGGCTCATGGCGGCTGAAGAGGCCCACGCCGCTGTAGCCGGGGCGCTCGGCGGCCACGAAGTGGGTCTTCCACCGGCGGGGGGCGCGGACCTCCGCGGGGAGCTGCTCCACGCGGGCGCGCACCTCCTGCAGCCCCACGATGTCCGCCCGGGCCTTGGACAGCCACGGGAGGAAGCCCTTGCGGTGGATGGAGCGCAGACCGTTGACGTTCCAGGAGACGACTCGCACGCCCCCGCTTATGGCGAAAGCGCGCGGGTATTTCCAGCCCCCACCGTTCCTGGAGGGACGGTGGGGGCCGGTCGCTGCTCAGTGCGTCACGGCACCTCGGTGACGCCGCTCGCCCGCGTCTGCGGGTCGCGCGTGGTGCGGGTGACGAAGTCCGCGCCGTTCACGTTGGTGTCCTCGCTGTTGCCCTTCTTCGCGTCCACGCCCGTGCCCTCCATGGTCGCGGCGGACGAGGCGGCGTTGGCCTTGCGCTCGAAGCTGCCGGCCTTGGAAGGCGTGGCCTTGATGACTCCGCCTTCGCCGTCGTCACCCGAGCCCCAGCCCAGCTTGTCCACGACGTTGGGATCCGCGAGCGCGTCCGTGAGGCTGTTGGGGCCGATGCGGACATGCCCGCCCCCAGCGCCCATGGTGAGGGCCGTGCCCCACTTCTCATCGGGCGTCCCGGGGCCCTGGAAGGTGTCCCGGGCGATGAGGAAGAAGCCATGGGCCGCGATGCGGGCAGTTCCCTTCAGTACGAAGGTGCTGGTGTACGTCCCGCCCTTGTCCTTCTTGTACTGGACCTTCCAGCCACCGATGTTCACCTCGGCGTTCGTCGGGTTGTAGAGCTCGATGAACTCGTCGTTGTCGCCCGTGCCGCCGCTGGCGGGACCCGCGGCGGCGACCTCGCTGATGACGATGTGGTTCGTCGTCGGGGCGGCGTTGACCTTCGCCTGGGCGGACACGGACTGGTTGTTGAGCGTGGCCACGATGGTGCCCGTCGAACCGGACGCGCCGGCGGTGAAGATGAACTTCGCGGAGATCTCGTTGGCCGGCACCGTCACGGTGGCCGGCACGGAGCCCACGTTGCCCGTCGTGGACAGCGCGATGGACGTGGCCGCCGCGGCCGGGATGTCGAGCGTCACGGTGACGTTGGCCGTCTCACCGGAGGCCAGGGACACCGTCTCCGGCGACAGGTACGCCAGCGACGCCGCCTCGGTCGCACCGAGCACGCGCACCGTGGCGGTGCGGGAGTCGGAACCCAGCGTCGCCGTCAGCGTCGCCTTGGTGGAGCCCGCCGCCTCATCCGCCGTCACGATGACCGCCGCCGAGCGCGTACCCGCCGGCACCGTCACCTGGCCGTTGTTCGCCACGACCACCGAGGGGCTGGACGAAGCGACCTGGACCACCACGTCCGTGGTGGCCTCGGCGCTCAGCGTGACCTCGAGCGTCTCCGGGATCGTCTCACCCGTGGTGCCCGTGCGCGCGAAGACCGCGGCCGGCTCCAGCGCGCTCAGCGTCACCGTGGTGCCCGCGTCGGTGCTCGTGCCCGCGTCCGTCTCCGTGCCGGCATCCGTGCCCGTGCCCGCGTCCGGAGCAGGGCCCGCGTCGATGGCGCCGCCATCCGTCTCCGTACCGGCATCCGTGCCCGCGTCGGTGCTCGTGCCCGCGTCCGTCTCCGTACCCGCGTCGGTGCCCGTGCCCGCGTCGGGGCTCGTGCCCGCGTCCGTCTCCGTACCCGCGTCGGTGCCCGTGCCGGCGTCGGTGCTCGTGCCCGCATCCGTCTCCGTACCCGCGTCGGTGCCCGTGCCCGCGTCGGTGCCCGTGCCCGCGTCGGTGCCCGTGCCCGCGTCGTCGGTGCCCGCGTCGGTGCCCGTGCCCGCGTCGGTGTTCGTCCCCGCGTCCGTGTCGCTGCCAGCGTCAGTGCCCGCGTCGACCGTGGGCGTCGTCACCTGGCAGCTGTTGTTGCAGCGGTCGCCTTCCGTGCGGTTGCCGTCGTCGCACGCTTCGCCGCTCTCGATGATGCCGTTGCCGCAGACAGGGTTCTTGTCGTCATCGCCACCGCACGCCGACAACACCAACAGCACCGCTGACAATGGGACCAGCAGGTGCCGGGAAGACCAGGACATGGAGACTCCGTGTTGAGTACTGAGCCTCCTCACAAACCACAAAATTACAGGTGGACGCAAACCAGGCCCGGTGACTTCCGGGCCCGCTTCGTGACCTTCCAGGTCACCGGATTCTCAGAACCCGGCAGGCCGGATGGGTCACGGGCGCCGCCGCGGATTCAGCCTGGAGTCACGGGGGTTTGCGCGGAGGTCGAAACCTCCAATCCATGCGCGTCCAGGAAGCCTCGGACCGCCTGGGCGATCTCCGTCCCGGCTTCCAGGAGGCCCGCGTGGCCGGCGTCGTCCACCTGGAGCCAGCCGGCCTGGGGCAGCGCGCGGTGCAGCCGCTGCACCTCCGACAGGGGCACGAGGACGTCGTCGCTCGCGGCGATGATCAGCACGGGCACCCGGATGGACGGGAGGACGTCCCAGGCGTGGCCCTCCGTGAGGCCGCGCAGGGTGCGCCAATAGGCCTGCGCGCTCATGTGGTAGAGCGCGTCCAGGAACTCGGCGATGTCCTCTTTCGGGGCCCGGGGCCGCAGCGCTCCCACCGCGCGGGCGAATGGATCCGCCAGCGGGCTGGCGATGAAGGCCTTCACCGCGGGAGCCACCACCGGCACCCATGGCGTGCTGGCGGCCAGGGCGCTCTTGACGGCGCCCAGCGCGACGCGGGATCCCCAGCGCGGGTTCGCCGAGCCCGGCACGCCCGGCGTCCCCGCGACGAGCGTCATGGACGGCACCAGGTCCGGGCGCCGGCGGTACAGCTCCAGCAGGATGCGCACGCCCATGGAGAACGCGATGTGGTGCGGCGGCCGGCCGTCGCCGCGCGCCATGGCGGCCTCGGTGACGCGCTCCAGGTCGTCCACGTGCACCTGCACGCGGTAGTCGTTGTCGCGCGACTCGTCGCTCATGCCGTGGCCGCGGTAGTCCCAGTGCACCACGCGGTGGTCCTGCTCCAGGTCCGCGACGATGTGACGCCAGAAGTTCTCCGACGTGCCGATGCCGTTGGTCAGCAGCACCGTGGGGCGGTCCGCGAGCAGCGCGTCGCGTCCCTGCTCCGGCATGCCCGAGCTGTGGGTGTGGACCGCCACCCGGGTGCCATCCGGGGCGGAGACGTGGTGCGTGGCGCGACGGTAGGGCATCCCATGCCCACCATGCGACCGGGCAGGCGCGGGTGCAAGGGCGGAGGGACCGTCCCACGAGGGCGCCCTCCCCTGCTCGCGCGACCGGGCTGGACGCGCACGGGCCTTGCGGCAATGGTGCGGCGGATGCTCAGCGTTGAGGCGGAAGGATTGGATGTCGCGGCCGTGCTCGCCCACTACGAGGCGCACGGCTTCGCGCGCCTGGGCCGCGTGCTGGACGACGCGGGCGTGGAAGCCCTGCGCGAGCGGGCGGACGACCTGATGCTCGGCCGCGTGGTGTACCCGGGGATGTTCTTCCAGCCGGACGCCACCACCGGCCGCTACGAGGACGCGCCGCTGGGGCTGGGCTGGCAGGGCCCGTCCCTGGAGTACCGCAAGCTGGAGAAGCTGGAGAAGGATCCGCGCTTCCTCGCGTGGCTGGAGAACCCGCTGTTCGAGCGGATCGCCCGCGCGCGCATCCCCGGCGACATCGTCCTGTACCGCGCCATCCTCTTCCACAAGGGCCCCGCGGGCGGCAGCAACCTGCCCTTCCACCAGGACGGCGGAAAGCTGTGGGGCCTCACGCGTGAGCCGGACCTTCAAATCTGGACCGCGCTGGACGACGCGCCGGAAGGCGGCGGCTGTCTGGAGGTCATCCCCGGCAGTCACCGCGCGGGGCTGGTGACGGCGCTGGGCGGCGTGATTCCTCCAGACCGCGTGACCGAGGCGGACGCGGAAGCGCACGTGGTGCCCCTGCCGGTGCGGGCCGGGGAGGCGCTGCTGGTGCACAACCACGTCTGGCACCGCTCCGGGCGCGGCCGGCCCGGACAGCGGCGGCGCGCGTTCTCCGCCTGCTTCATGAGCGCGGACACCACCTGCGTGCGCAAGAAGAAGGCCCCGCGCGTCTTCCCGCCGGTGTTCCGCCACCCGGTGCGCGGCGGCTGAAAGGCCCTATCATCCGGAGCGTGTCCGGACACCCTGGAGTCCTCGTCGCCGAGCAGCCCCACTACCTGCCGTGGGTGGACTTCTACGAGCAGGTGGCGCGCGCCGGCACGCTGGTGGTGCTGGACGACGTGCAGTGGCTGAGGCGCGGCTGGCAGCGCCGCACGCGCGTCGCCCTGCCCCACGGCGTGCCCACGCCGCCTCCGTCCGAGCCCGGCTTCCAGTGGCTGTCCATCCCGCTGGAGGATCCGCACCGCGACACGCGCATCCGCGACCTGGCGGTGGACGCAAGCCAGCCCTGGGCGCGCAAGCACCTCAACGCGCTGGTGACGCTCTACGGAGGCCGGCCCCACTTCCGCGCGCAGGTGCTGCCGCTGCTGGAGCCCTTCTACGACGACGCCGCGCGCGAGTCCGGTCCGGGGTCGCTGTCGCGCGTGCTGCTGTCCAGCATGGCGCTCTTCTACGCGCCGCTGGGCCTCACGCCGAACCTGGTGCTGTCCTCCACGCTGGAGCGCCGGGGCGAGGACAAGACGCAGCGGCTGGTGGAGTACTGCCTGCAGACGGGCGCGCACACGTACTACTCGGGGACGGGCTCCACGGTGTACCTGAAGCCCGAGCGCTTCCGCGCGGTGGACGTGCGCCTCCTGTGGCAGCGCTTCCGCCATCCGGACTACGCGCAGGGCCGCGAGGGGCGCTTCGTGACGGGGCTGTCCATCGTCGACGTGCTGGCCAACGTGCCCGTGGAGACGGTGCGCACGTGGCTCCAGCCGTCGCCGTGGGGGCCGTTCGCGGGGGACGGCCCCCAGCCGCTTCAGCGGGAGGCGGACGCGGCGGTGGGCGCGGAGCCCTCGGGCTTGTCGAAGCGCACGAAGTAGCTGCGCACGGCGGCGTCCAGCAGCGCCGGGTCCAGGCGCGGCGTCT
The sequence above is drawn from the Corallococcus macrosporus genome and encodes:
- a CDS encoding ATPase domain-containing protein, which gives rise to MTAGGPREEQRVATGIPGLDTVLCGGLRKGRMYMVLGLPGAGKTILANQVCFHQAAQGHRVLYLTLLAESHTELVSNLQSLSFFDPACVPEKISYLSAFTILEQGGLDALADLVRKEIKAHKASLLVLDGLLAAEELAPSRQALKKFIHGLQVVTGLIGCTTLVLTTGGTKSLRAEHTMVDGLLLLQQRSFGVRTMRELSVRKFRGSAYKLGQHGFEITSDGLTVYPRLESMVDGNLVPGAGKRERDAFGVPGLDTMLKGGVPAGSTTILLGPPGSGKTLLGLAFLAEGARQGERGHYFAFYDAPERMLAQAAGVGMHMQPLMERGDLEVSFRPPTENILDKLGMELLTIVRSGRVRRIFLDGYEALRRSSTRTARVARFLAALVNECRVQEVTLLYTVEASAAFGPEVKFPLKGISMVAENILFLRMVELHSGLRRFIAALKVRNSAYDPALRELEITGKGIKVGEPFAEGQMLMTGLARTRSPEPTPLPKPRRKPRAGAASSARATPSKPRRNVRKRRGT
- a CDS encoding lysophospholipid acyltransferase family protein, with product MNALLSIWTWVEVSLVALVGFFVQLTLLILTFLFDKRRYVVGRCFRLVGVTAAKLTPFWRFGVHGPVPDRVAPNTVVVSNHESNADCFLISFLPWEMKWLGKRSLFKVPVVGWMMGIAGDVPVERGDRDSATGAMARCKEWMQKGMPVMIFPEGTRSKTDELLPFKDGAFRLAIEMQADVLPLAVSGTRLALPKHSWRFATSRGLVTVGTPISTKGMTLDDVETLKNQARAQIEALRASLKPLTGSAAPVPATDTHAAP
- a CDS encoding exodeoxyribonuclease III, translating into MRVVSWNVNGLRSIHRKGFLPWLSKARADIVGLQEVRARVEQLPAEVRAPRRWKTHFVAAERPGYSGVGLFSRHEPEELTTTLDAPEMDAEGRLQFARFGKLTVVNGYFPNGNGKDRDLSRIPFKLDFYRRLFARLEKPLRDNQRVLVMGDFNTAHQDIDLARPRENRETSGFRPEEREEFDRWIRAGWVDTFRHFNPKGGHYSWWSQRAGVREKNIGWRIDYVLATPAALGFVTKAAVHPDVHGSDHCPVSVDLDPLVLT
- a CDS encoding lamin tail domain-containing protein; protein product: MSWSSRHLLVPLSAVLLVLSACGGDDDKNPVCGNGIIESGEACDDGNRTEGDRCNNSCQVTTPTVDAGTDAGSDTDAGTNTDAGTGTDAGTDDAGTGTDAGTGTDAGTGTDAGTETDAGTSTDAGTGTDAGTETDAGTSPDAGTGTDAGTETDAGTSTDAGTDAGTETDGGAIDAGPAPDAGTGTDAGTETDAGTSTDAGTTVTLSALEPAAVFARTGTTGETIPETLEVTLSAEATTDVVVQVASSSPSVVVANNGQVTVPAGTRSAAVIVTADEAAGSTKATLTATLGSDSRTATVRVLGATEAASLAYLSPETVSLASGETANVTVTLDIPAAAATSIALSTTGNVGSVPATVTVPANEISAKFIFTAGASGSTGTIVATLNNQSVSAQAKVNAAPTTNHIVISEVAAAGPASGGTGDNDEFIELYNPTNAEVNIGGWKVQYKKDKGGTYTSTFVLKGTARIAAHGFFLIARDTFQGPGTPDEKWGTALTMGAGGGHVRIGPNSLTDALADPNVVDKLGWGSGDDGEGGVIKATPSKAGSFERKANAASSAATMEGTGVDAKKGNSEDTNVNGADFVTRTTRDPQTRASGVTEVP
- a CDS encoding alpha/beta fold hydrolase gives rise to the protein MPYRRATHHVSAPDGTRVAVHTHSSGMPEQGRDALLADRPTVLLTNGIGTSENFWRHIVADLEQDHRVVHWDYRGHGMSDESRDNDYRVQVHVDDLERVTEAAMARGDGRPPHHIAFSMGVRILLELYRRRPDLVPSMTLVAGTPGVPGSANPRWGSRVALGAVKSALAASTPWVPVVAPAVKAFIASPLADPFARAVGALRPRAPKEDIAEFLDALYHMSAQAYWRTLRGLTEGHAWDVLPSIRVPVLIIAASDDVLVPLSEVQRLHRALPQAGWLQVDDAGHAGLLEAGTEIAQAVRGFLDAHGLEVSTSAQTPVTPG
- a CDS encoding phytanoyl-CoA dioxygenase family protein is translated as MLSVEAEGLDVAAVLAHYEAHGFARLGRVLDDAGVEALRERADDLMLGRVVYPGMFFQPDATTGRYEDAPLGLGWQGPSLEYRKLEKLEKDPRFLAWLENPLFERIARARIPGDIVLYRAILFHKGPAGGSNLPFHQDGGKLWGLTREPDLQIWTALDDAPEGGGCLEVIPGSHRAGLVTALGGVIPPDRVTEADAEAHVVPLPVRAGEALLVHNHVWHRSGRGRPGQRRRAFSACFMSADTTCVRKKKAPRVFPPVFRHPVRGG
- a CDS encoding WbqC family protein, which gives rise to MSGHPGVLVAEQPHYLPWVDFYEQVARAGTLVVLDDVQWLRRGWQRRTRVALPHGVPTPPPSEPGFQWLSIPLEDPHRDTRIRDLAVDASQPWARKHLNALVTLYGGRPHFRAQVLPLLEPFYDDAARESGPGSLSRVLLSSMALFYAPLGLTPNLVLSSTLERRGEDKTQRLVEYCLQTGAHTYYSGTGSTVYLKPERFRAVDVRLLWQRFRHPDYAQGREGRFVTGLSIVDVLANVPVETVRTWLQPSPWGPFAGDGPQPLQREADAAVGAEPSGLSKRTK